Proteins from a genomic interval of Pseudomonas silesiensis:
- the ileS gene encoding isoleucine--tRNA ligase, translating to MTDYKATLNLPDTAFPMKAGLPQREPQILQRWDSIGLYGKLREIGKDRPKFVLHDGPPYANGTIHIGHALNKILKDMIIRSKTLSGFDAPYVPGWDCHGLPIEHKVEVTHGKNLGADKTRELCRAYATEQIEGQKSEFIRLGVLGDFANPYKTMDFKNEAGEIRALAEIVKGGFVFKGLKPVNWCFDCGSALAEAEVEYENKKSSTIDVAFPIADEAKLATAFGLTSLGKPASIVIWTTTPWTIPANQALNVHPEFNYALVDVGDKLLVLAEELVESCLARYSLEGSVVATTTGKELELINFRHPFYDRLSPVYLAEYVELGAGTGVVHSSPAYGVDDFVTCKKYGMVNDDILNPVQSNGVYATSLEFFGGQFIWKANPAIVDKLTEVGALLHTSIIEHSYMHCWRHKTPLIYRATAQWFIGMDKEPVTGDTLRKRAIKAIEETRFVPAWGQARLHSMIANRPDWCISRQRNWGVPIPFFLNKESGELHPRTAELMEEVAKRVEVEGIEAWFKMDAAELLGDEAPQYDKISDTLDVWFDSGTTHWHVLRGSHPMGHETGPRADLYLEGSDQHRGWFHSSLLTGCAIDNHAPYRELLTHGFTVDESGRKMSKSLGNVIAPQKVNDTLGADIMRLWVASTDYSGEMAVSEQILQRSADAYRRIRNTARFLLSNLTGFNPATDILPAEEMLALDRWAVDRTLLLQRELQEHYSEYRFWNVYSKIHNFCVQELGGFYLDIIKDRQYTTGANSKARRSAQTALYHISEALVRWIAPILAFTADELWQYLPGERNESVMLNTWYEGLTELPEGVELDRAYWERIMAVKVAVNKEMEIQRAAKAVGGNLQAEVTLFAEEALSADLAKLSNELRFVLITSTATVAPFVQAPADAVVTEVTGLKLQVVKSSHAKCARCWHCREDVGVNPEHPEICGRCVDNISGAGEVRHYA from the coding sequence ATGACCGACTATAAAGCCACGCTAAACCTTCCGGACACCGCCTTCCCTATGAAGGCCGGCCTGCCTCAGCGCGAACCGCAGATTCTGCAGCGCTGGGACAGCATTGGCCTGTACGGTAAGTTGCGCGAGATTGGCAAGGATCGTCCGAAGTTCGTCCTGCACGACGGTCCTCCGTACGCCAACGGCACGATCCACATCGGTCATGCACTGAACAAGATTCTCAAGGACATGATCATCCGTTCGAAAACCCTGTCGGGTTTCGACGCGCCGTATGTACCGGGCTGGGACTGCCACGGCCTGCCGATCGAGCACAAAGTCGAAGTGACCCACGGTAAAAACCTGGGCGCGGACAAAACCCGCGAACTGTGCCGTGCCTACGCGACGGAACAGATCGAAGGCCAGAAGTCCGAATTCATTCGTTTGGGCGTGTTGGGCGATTTCGCCAACCCGTACAAGACCATGGACTTCAAGAACGAGGCCGGTGAAATCCGTGCCTTGGCAGAAATCGTCAAGGGCGGTTTCGTGTTCAAGGGCCTCAAGCCTGTGAACTGGTGCTTCGACTGCGGTTCGGCCCTGGCTGAAGCGGAAGTCGAGTACGAAAACAAGAAGTCCTCGACCATCGACGTGGCGTTCCCGATTGCCGACGAAGCCAAGCTGGCTACCGCTTTCGGTCTGACATCGCTGGGCAAGCCGGCTTCGATCGTGATCTGGACCACCACCCCGTGGACCATCCCGGCCAACCAGGCGCTGAACGTTCACCCGGAATTCAACTACGCCCTGGTCGACGTCGGCGACAAGCTGCTGGTACTGGCTGAAGAGCTGGTCGAGTCGTGCCTGGCGCGTTACAGCCTGGAAGGCTCGGTCGTTGCGACCACCACCGGTAAAGAACTGGAACTGATCAACTTCCGTCACCCGTTCTACGATCGCCTGTCGCCGGTTTACCTGGCCGAGTACGTTGAACTGGGCGCTGGCACCGGCGTGGTTCACTCCTCGCCCGCCTATGGCGTAGACGACTTCGTGACCTGCAAGAAGTACGGCATGGTCAACGATGACATCCTCAACCCGGTACAGAGCAACGGCGTATACGCGACGTCGCTGGAATTCTTCGGCGGCCAGTTCATCTGGAAAGCCAACCCGGCCATCGTCGACAAGTTGACCGAAGTGGGTGCGCTGCTGCATACCAGCATAATCGAACACAGCTACATGCACTGCTGGCGTCACAAGACCCCGTTGATCTATCGCGCCACCGCGCAATGGTTCATCGGCATGGACAAAGAACCTGTGACCGGCGACACCCTGCGCAAGCGCGCGATCAAGGCCATCGAAGAGACCAGGTTCGTTCCGGCCTGGGGCCAGGCGCGCCTGCACTCGATGATTGCCAACCGTCCGGACTGGTGCATCTCCCGTCAGCGCAACTGGGGCGTGCCGATCCCGTTCTTCCTGAACAAGGAAAGCGGCGAGCTGCACCCGCGTACCGCCGAACTGATGGAAGAAGTCGCCAAGCGCGTCGAAGTCGAAGGCATCGAGGCCTGGTTCAAGATGGACGCCGCCGAGCTGCTCGGTGACGAAGCGCCGCAGTACGACAAGATCAGCGACACCCTGGACGTCTGGTTCGATTCGGGCACCACGCACTGGCACGTCCTGCGCGGTTCGCACCCGATGGGCCACGAGACCGGTCCACGTGCCGACCTGTACCTGGAAGGTTCGGACCAACACCGTGGCTGGTTCCACTCGTCGCTGCTGACCGGTTGCGCCATCGACAACCACGCGCCATATCGCGAACTGCTGACCCACGGCTTCACCGTCGATGAGTCCGGCCGCAAGATGTCCAAGTCCCTGGGCAACGTGATCGCGCCGCAAAAGGTCAACGACACCCTGGGCGCCGACATCATGCGCCTGTGGGTGGCTTCTACCGATTACTCGGGTGAAATGGCGGTTTCCGAGCAGATCCTGCAACGCAGTGCGGACGCCTACCGGCGGATCCGTAACACCGCGCGCTTCCTGCTCTCCAACCTGACCGGTTTCAACCCGGCCACCGACATCCTGCCGGCCGAAGAAATGCTGGCGCTGGACCGTTGGGCCGTGGACCGCACCCTGCTGCTGCAACGCGAGCTGCAAGAACACTACAGCGAATACCGTTTCTGGAACGTCTACTCCAAGATCCACAACTTCTGCGTGCAGGAGCTGGGCGGTTTCTACCTGGACATCATCAAGGACCGTCAGTACACCACTGGCGCCAACAGCAAGGCCCGCCGTTCGGCGCAAACCGCGCTGTACCACATCTCCGAAGCGCTGGTGCGCTGGATCGCGCCGATCCTCGCGTTCACCGCCGACGAGCTGTGGCAGTACCTGCCGGGCGAGCGCAACGAATCCGTGATGCTCAACACCTGGTACGAAGGCCTGACCGAACTGCCGGAAGGCGTCGAGCTGGACCGCGCCTATTGGGAGCGGATCATGGCGGTGAAGGTTGCGGTCAACAAGGAAATGGAAATCCAGCGCGCGGCCAAAGCCGTCGGTGGTAACCTGCAAGCCGAAGTGACGCTGTTCGCCGAAGAGGCGCTGAGCGCCGACCTGGCCAAGCTGAGCAACGAACTGCGCTTCGTGTTGATCACCTCGACCGCCACCGTTGCGCCTTTTGTTCAGGCTCCAGCGGACGCGGTAGTCACCGAAGTCACCGGTTTGAAACTGCAAGTGGTCAAGTCGAGCCACGCCAAGTGCGCCCGTTGCTGGCACTGCCGTGAAGATGTCGGCGTGAACCCGGAGCATCCGGAAATCTGCGGTCGTTGCGTCGACAACATCAGCGGCGCCGGCGAGGTTCGTCATTATGCCTAA
- the lspA gene encoding signal peptidase II produces MPNGVGRFGRLSWLWLSLLVLVIDQASKIYFEGKLEMFQQIVVIPDLFSWTLAYNTGAAFSFLADSSGWQRWLFALIAIVVSAVLVVWLKRLGRNETWLAVALALVLGGALGNLYDRIAYGHVIDFILVHWQNQWHFPAFNFADSAITVGAVMLALDMFKTKKTGETVHD; encoded by the coding sequence ATGCCTAATGGCGTTGGCCGTTTCGGACGGCTGAGCTGGCTCTGGTTGAGCTTGCTGGTCCTGGTCATTGACCAGGCCAGCAAGATCTACTTCGAAGGCAAGCTCGAAATGTTCCAGCAGATCGTGGTGATCCCCGATCTGTTCAGCTGGACCCTGGCCTACAACACGGGCGCGGCATTCAGTTTCCTCGCCGACAGTTCCGGCTGGCAGCGTTGGCTGTTCGCATTGATCGCGATTGTGGTCAGTGCAGTGCTGGTGGTCTGGCTCAAACGCCTTGGCCGCAACGAAACCTGGCTGGCTGTCGCGTTGGCGCTGGTGCTGGGTGGCGCGCTGGGCAACCTGTATGACCGCATTGCTTATGGCCATGTGATCGATTTCATCCTGGTGCATTGGCAGAACCAGTGGCACTTCCCGGCGTTCAACTTCGCCGATAGCGCGATTACTGTAGGTGCTGTCATGCTGGCGCTGGATATGTTCAAAACCAAGAAAACCGGAGAAACCGTTCATGACTGA
- the fkpB gene encoding FKBP-type peptidyl-prolyl cis-trans isomerase: MTEQVLAEQRIRQNTEVTLHFALRLENGDTVDSTFDKAPATFQVGDGNLLPGFEAALFGFKAGDKRTLTIQPENAFGQPNPLNVQIIPRSQFKDMELSPGLLVIFNDAANAEMPGVVKEFDDEQVTIDFNHPLAGKTLTFDVEIISVKSL, translated from the coding sequence ATGACTGAACAGGTATTGGCTGAGCAACGCATCCGCCAGAACACGGAAGTCACCTTGCACTTTGCACTGCGCCTGGAGAACGGCGACACCGTCGACAGCACCTTCGACAAAGCCCCGGCGACCTTCCAGGTCGGCGACGGTAACCTGTTGCCGGGTTTCGAAGCCGCGCTGTTCGGCTTCAAGGCGGGTGACAAGCGTACACTGACGATTCAACCGGAAAACGCTTTTGGCCAGCCCAACCCGCTGAACGTGCAGATCATCCCGCGCTCGCAGTTCAAGGACATGGAACTGTCACCGGGTTTGCTGGTGATCTTCAACGATGCGGCCAATGCTGAGATGCCGGGCGTGGTGAAGGAATTCGATGACGAGCAAGTGACCATCGATTTCAACCATCCGTTGGCCGGCAAGACATTGACCTTTGACGTCGAGATCATCAGCGTCAAATCGCTGTAA